Below is a window of Cytobacillus firmus DNA.
AAACTATGTAATTCCTTTTACAGCTCCCTATTCCCTTTTGAGCATAGATTAAAACGAATAGGACATTGGAATTTGCCAATGCCGCGTTTCAACAGATTATTTATCTATCTAACTTGTAGAATGACTTCCTATCTTCAGATTCCGGCGGATTCTCCATCCAGCCTCTTGCAATCATCAGTTTGAGTCCTTCGTTTCCATACTTCATAATCTCGCCAATGAATAATGTATATTGAAGAGCCGAATCCAATAAGAATCCCGGTGCATACACA
It encodes the following:
- a CDS encoding DUF3231 family protein gives rise to the protein MYAPGFLLDSALQYTLFIGEIMKYGNEGLKLMIARGWMENPPESEDRKSFYKLDR